The genomic window ACGACAGGACATCTTTTGCTAGTGTACACTGTTGCTTTAAAAGACAAAGCAAGACAGGAAAAGTCTGGCTGAGTCAGGATGGAAATGCTGAGTAATTCTTCCTGAATGCTGCATGCCAGATGTCtgccagattaaaaaaaaaaaaaaaaaaaagcatggaaGCATATTTTCTCCAGGACAGCTTTCTAACCTACAGCATCCAGTCCTGCTGTGACCTGGTGTAGGTACACtgacagggagagagggaggtgAATGGCTTGAATGGCAGCATCCACTAGCAAAGTCACAGAAAGGACTGGCTGGAGAGGGCAGATGGACAGCAAATGCCACAGTCCTTCTCTctccagcctgggctctgcctcCCCACCAGCCCCTACATGACTGTAGCAAGGACTTCCTCACACCTGTAGCAGCAGGGGAATGGTGGATCTAAGTGCCCTGCTCTTTGGGTTGAGTacaaaatgtgtgttttttccaGAGTACAGTTAGCAAACGCATCATCTGTCCTGACTAGCCCTGCTTCCAGCATAGCTACAGGTGGAAAAGAAGGGCCCAGCTTCATCTGCTGGCCATCACTAAAAAACAGCAGAACAGACAGCTACTGACAGAAACACCTTGTCCAACTCTCTTTTCTCAAATCAGGGAAATTATTTGCCTTGAAAGTTTCTGCAGATTTCCTCAGTTTCCCCCAAGCCATGTATGATATTTTTTCAACCCACCAGCTACCTCAGCTTTCTGGGTACCTAGGAGATGGAATGCTATTCTCCTAAATTGCCCTACACACTGCTGTGGTGACAACAGGACCCAGTTATCACAAAAATCAATGGTATTGTTTCCATGAGCAAGAGAGCAAAGAATGGATTTTGCTGTGCATCAGTGCTGGCTCCATGTAAAGTGACAGAGTttgccccccagtgcccagcactaTGCAAGTTCTGGCAcctggagcccagagctggtgcATGGATGTGCCATAGCAGCTGGATTACCCCAGGTATCCATGACTGGTACGTGCCACCGGGATCCCTGCTATGCTCCCTGCTGCGAAGGGGGTATGCTTCTAACCTGTAGTGCTGAGGTCCTCTTCCCACAGCCCGCAACCACTGTGTCACCTGAAAGAATCTCTGAAGATGTGCACAGCCACAGGAAATAAGATGCTTATACCTAAGAGGAGCTGGAGTAGATGAGGATGGGTACTGGATTAAGTCTCCAGGCAGGGTGCAGCCACCACACAGACTGGGGTGTAGGACAAGGAGTATGTCCTGCCTGCCCCAGACACCATCCCTGTAAATCCACCCTCCTTGTTCAAccccactgccaccagcacaATGAGCACCTCTTGCAGCACTCGGGCtctgcctgccatgggcagggcactGAAAGGGTTACAGAGCCAGGCACCCATGAAGGAGAAGTTGCTGGAAATCCTCTTATTTTGTGCTTAGTTATCAAGATGCATCAGGTGACTTCGTTGTGGTCCCTGGAGGCTGCAGGCAAGGAGGGGGTGTCAGCCAGGCTGAAAAGGGAACTGCTGTTGTGTCGCAAGAAGTTTATACTCACACTGAGGTCAGTGGTTCGGCTGCTCACGTGGCCTGGCAGTATAAAGCTGGATGCAGGAGCCGGgctgcccagctcagagctTCAGTGTCCTGggagcagaagggaaggaaggaagcacaagcaacagcagggaaagggcGGAGTGAAACGACGTAGAGAAACATGGAAACTTCCCAGACACACAGCTCCGAAGGGTGAGAGCGGGATGGGAATGAGAGGAAAATGTTTTGCCAGAAGAGTATTgtgtttcttcctttgcttttaggCATGCTGTTTCTGTTTGAACTGCATGCTGCTGCTTTCACCTGTGGATGGAGTTTTGTCAGTCTTCCTTGCTCGGGACAGCATTTGGAAAGCTGGTCTCCCTGGTTCCCATACACACCTCTTGGGAAtgctctgctctgttttgtCATCCCAGGCTCCCCCTTTATTCCTAGAAAGCTAAGATCCATTTTGccagaggaaagagaaagcatTAATATCTGTTTTGCTGTTCTTCCCTAGCATGTCCAAGGACCTGTCAGAACTGTTGAAGGAAGCTACCAAGGAGGTGCACGAGCAGGCAGAGAACACACCGTTCATGAAGAATTTCCAGAAGGGGCAGGTGTCACTCCATGAGTTTAAGGTACTTCATAGCAACACTACTTGCGGCTGGGATTTCCTCACCAGTTAGATCAGACAGGCTGTGTGGGGACTAAAAGGGGGCAGATGGGAATAATACAGGTAAGAAGAATGGGGACCCTACAGCTGTCTGGTATCAGCATCTCCTGTGTAAAACATGCTTTTCATCCAACTCCAGCACCCTAAGATCTTACTGACTCCTCTTGCAGAAGGCAGGACAGGACTCTGCATATCAGGATGGGTAGCCAAGctgaatcaggaaaaaaaaagacaaagaggtTCATGGGATTAATGcaattgcttttctctttcttcataaATGCCTGCATATTAATTACTGGCAATGATAGTTAATAGAGATATAACTATGTATAGGTACTTGAGCAGCTGAAAtgacaaaacaggaaaatattataTTTGGAATACTCTAGGCAGAGCTAGAAATAATGATGGAATGGTGAGAAAGTGAGGAGGTAGGATCATCTTTGGCACTGAATTTTGCATTGTTACCTGGGGAGTTATACCAAAGCTGAGATCATGAACAATAACTCAAAAGCAGACTGAGTTTGAGCAATCCATGTCTGCTGCTAACAGGCAGGAGCCTGTTGCTTCTTTcaagataaaaagagaaatattttcacatactAGCCTAACCTGGCTAGATATGATTCCTGGGATCAGAGCCATGCAACAAAGCCATgagcaaaaccaaagcaaacaccTGGACAAGAAATTCCTGAGAGGCTATAGGATGTGACGCATGGGCTTGCAAATAACAGCTAGCAATGCAACCTGTGGCTTAATTACTTTGTTGTTCAATTGTTCCTTGGCAAATAAATCCACAAGAGTAAGAAAGACTACTTATTTCTGATAGATGGCATTCAGAATACTTAGTCAAGCACAAATTTAATCTCAGATGCTGACTTCCTGCTCTTAGGAAAAGTGGCATTGGTTTGGCAGTGAACTTTGAGACAGGCTGGCAAGAGTATAAAATGTTATGCCTTCAGGAACAGAGCTTGGTTTCTCAGATTGTTATATGTTGTCAGGGGAGTGGAATGGGACATGGGTTTTAGAAATTAACAACAGTTTTCAAAAGCCATGTTTCTCATTAAATCATTACCTGCCACTGAAAACAACAACAGCTGAGCTGTATTTTTGCTTAATTTGTTAGGCAACGTTCCCAtatgttgtttcttttccagtaaGCTGGATAACAGGTTGTTGTTTAAAAACCtctatttttgtttattctctTGGCAAACCTATATATCTGCCCTTCTATGTGACTCTCCAGATGGTGAATATTTGTTTCCACAAGCAAGTCACTGCCCGTGTGCTTATCAAAGTCCTGTTTGCTGGCACAGTGGGGAAAAGTTGAAATGGCAACTCTTTCACTGCAGAACTGACTGCTCTCTGAGAGACTAAACTGCTTTCTCTCCTATGAGCAGTATAATCCCCCCTACTCAAATCTGCCTCACTTGTACTGCAATACCTTCATCTTTTACACTTTGCTGCTGGCAAGGGATCCTAGTGCAAGGAAGGGATGGTGTAGGTGTAACAGTCTCTGAAAACAGAATGCCTGGGGCAGGAAAGAACACAGCTAGATTGTCTTAGACCACGTGGAAAAGCTGGCAGACAGAAGAAAGTAGCACATAAGCTgggaaaaacaacaataacaatggTTTCAAAACAGAGGGGAGAACACAGGCTCACAGCACTCCTTCACAAAGACATCTTTCAGAGGCAGGCTGTGTTTCCAGCTCCCTTTTATCTTCTCTCCATGGGACAACTGAGGAGGCAACCCCACTTGTATGCCTGAATGAGCATAGTGGTGGTGCCTCAGTTCCCAGGATGGTGAGATACCAACAGGATGAATACATTGCAAAATAAACTGTGTGTCATCATCCACAAAGGGAAGCCACATTTTGAAGCATTCAAATTTGAACAATGCACCAGAAAATATACCTTGGGGAATACCCTCTCTGTTGACTAAGAGAATGAGAATAGACCAGGAACAATTAAACAGGGCTCAGTTTAGATTACATTAAGCTGCAAGCCCTTTAACTTGAAGGCAAAGGCAGTGACTCTAAGAGCAAGTAAGACCAATGTCTGCTGGAAAGGGCTAACCTGATTGCTGCCTCAAGTAGAAGGGGAAGGGCTAAACAGTGGCTTGCTGCACCTCGCAACTCTGTTTTCCAAATGGGAAATCCTCAACATCACACATGTGCAGGATTCacactgtgtgtgcccatgaATACCTTTTCTGTTAGTAGGATTTGTCCCACAAACTTAAACAAGACAGACAGATGCACCTGTAGCtcattgtctttcttttctatcAGCTGGTTACAGCATCCTTGTACTTCAtctactctgctctggaggAAGAGATTGAACGTAATAAGAACAACCCCGTTTATGCCCCTGTGTATTTTCCGGCGGAGCTACACCGGAAAGCTGCCCTGGAGGAAGACTTGGAGTACTTCTATGGCACCAACTGGAGGGAAGAGATCCCATATCCTGAGGCTACTCGGAAATACGTTGAGAGGCTTCACTACGTAGGCAAGAACCACCCAGAGCTCCTAGTGGCCCATGCCTACACTCGGTATTTGGGAGACCTTTCTGGGGGGCAGGTGCTGAAAAAAATTGCCCAAAAGGCCCTCCAGCTGCCCAGCACTGGAGAAGGGCTGGCTTTTTTCACCTTCGATGGAGTCTCCAATGCTACCAAGTTCAAGCAGCTCTATCGCTCTCGCATGAATGCTCTCGAGATGGACCTTGCCACTAAGAAAAGAGTCATGGAGGAGGCCAAGAAAGCATTCCTGCTCAATATACAGGTGAGTACACAACCATCTAGTCCTGCCAGCCCACACCCTCTCTCAGTCAAGAAAATAGCTACAGGGGAAATGCCAAGCCAGTATTTCTGCTGGGGAGCGTATGAGAAGTTGTGGATTAGGGCAAGCTAGTCAGAGTTGGATGGCTGTGTTTGTCCAACCTGGAGACTGAGTAAAAGTATGGCCTCTGAAaacctcttctccctcccttaGTGTTTGAATATACTCTCTACCATGTGCCACTATTCAGACATGAATGAAAGCTGATACTGGGAGTGGGGATCACCACATATCTGTCCTAATTCTGTAGTAAAGTTTACAGGTCCTCTGTGGACACTGACCAGGTGCACAGGtaccttcctttcctttccattaGAAGATGGGAAATCGCCTTATCCTTAGCTCAAAGCTTCAGGGAGAACCTGTAAAGCGAATAAGGAGGTTGAAAGACATGCTTTTGACCCTAGAGGCAGCTTATATTCTGTGCAAAATGTGTTAAGAGACTGGGACTGAAGGCTTGGTGTCTTCCTCTAGCTCCTAAAGTGCCTGGGGAAGCAGCAATGGGTCCAGtgaaagaagaagaggaggccACATAATGAGACAGTGTTTCTTCTTCACAGGTATTTGAGGCGCTGCAGGAGCTGGTGTCAAAGGGCCAGGAGAATGGGCACCCTGTGCAGCCAAAGACAGAGCTTCTTCGCACAAGGAATGTTAACAAAGCACATGACCATGGTAAGACCCTCCTAAGGGCAGGTGCTTAACATTGctccttcatttccttctgcCCTTTCTTCTGTTCTTGTTTGTAAAAGCCACTGTGGAATAAACATGAGGTGCTTGCCccatctcttctccagcccTCAGCAGGTAGTGCAAGGAGAGGCATTGGCATCTGCAAAGCTTCTTGGAGACATGACAGAGCAAGGATGACACATGTGAGCCCTCCAGAAAGAGTATCAATAAGGAAGTTTTACAAAAAAGAGACTCCTCTCCATGCCTCTTAAACTTTAACAAATGTAAGGTGTATTCACCACCAAGGGAAAGCTGTCCTTGAGTGCACAGAAGCAAAGGCATCAATTTTGGGCCCAGCAGATCAGCCGTGGTTCTGTGATGCTGGCAGAAGGTTCTTCCAGACACACAGTACTATCCAGTGGCCTGTCCCTTTGGACTAAATCTCTACCTGGTCATTTTCCTACCTTCCAGAAGTATTTGCTGAAAACTCTCCAGAGTATGCTGAGTTTATAGTGAGCATTGTTCTGGATGGTGAAATATAACCAGCTTGGAAGTCAGGCTTGTAACTGAGTGAGGAGTGAGCTCATATGTTTACAGGGGCAGTGGTTTCCCTGATGACATGCgattcaaataaaaaaacttTATTATCGACCCATTCTTAAATTaaaagggagattttttttcagtgcataCTGGATTGAACCACAGTTTTCCCATGGcaaagaatgaaaagcaaacCTCACTTTGTGCATTTCCAGATAATGAAGCTTAAAGCAACTTCTTTGGGAGAGGCACTAAAAGTTCTCTGTGAAACTGCTGTTCCTTTCCCAATACAGtcataaaagtaaaattttcagaaaaatttggTATTGGATGACGAATCACATCCAGAAATTGCACTGGGAAaattctctgcagtgctgaggacTGTTTAAGGTTATTAGATACTTAATTAATTAAATCAGTGAGAAGTAGGAGacaaaatgccttttaaaattcTAGCTTAAGTATCTGGCTGTCTTCTGCACACATCAGGGCAGTGGATCTGGGCAGTGCATTTCTAAGCCTGTAAGGAGTCAGGGGAAGAGGCTGGCCCTCACACACAGGCACAAGGGTTGTGAGACTTTGTGATTTCCTGGTCAAGTCTGCTGCTTCCCTTCTTCACCAGGGGAGTAGAACCTGCTGCGACTGTTTCTCCCAGCTCAAAGGACGAACTCCTTTCTCTTGATGACTCCAGCAGAGTCTGCTCTGGCTCTGGGGGGAGCAAGCATGCCATGCCAGCCACTTCTTGCCTCAGcctcttctcacttggctttattttctttttctctctatttgATCTAGGTCCAGCACATGGGAAAGAAAGTGAGAggacaaacaggaaaaacacagaCATGAAgcccaccacttccctggtgCGATGGATCCTGGCACTCAGCTTCCTAGCCATGACTGTTGCCGTGGGCTTATTTGCCATGTGAAAGAGCAAGACCTTCACCTTCTCTTTGTGCCTTCCCTCACACTGAACTAATCCACTTTCTCCAGTCCTTTTGAGAGAAATTCCCCCTGACTGGATACTGTGATCTTGGCTCTGCCACTAATATTAGGAGACTTTTCTCCCTAAAAATCAGAGTGCTATAAGGGGGTTCAGGCAAAGTCTCTCCCATGCTTGGTATGAGCTCTTCTCAGAGACTAACTTTATCACCAAAACCAAGGGTAGAAAAGGCTAAAACTAATAGCCAAGAATTGTCATTGCTTTATAGAGTGCCTACAAAAATCCTGCAGGATCAGAAACACAGCTTGAACATCTGTCTTTCCTCAGAAATATGAAGCTCCTTGGAGCTCTGTTTTTTTATACTGGTAGATAATACTGTGATCACTATTTTTGTGGAGCCACATGGCTCCTGTGGGTAACAGACTGTTTTATACGACTCTTTTTCCAATCATTTTTggtttttgaaaagcagaagatgGTTGTTGAAGACACAGTGTCATTCTTGTCTGGTTATATAATTTATACACATAATAAACTTCAGTGTAAAGTCTTCAGGCCTGGTGTTTCCTATTATTAAAGCCTTACCCAGGGAGAAAGGAAGTGTCTTTCTTCCTCACGGTTTTATGTcttttggagctgctgcttccacagACATGACAATAGATGGAAGTGGGAGCACCCATCACAGCCAGACTCTGCTCCCACTCAGTGCTAACAATTACCTGTTATAGGCTGGGGCAGGTTTCTTCAGCTGCTACATGTTTCTCTCTATTTCTAGAAATAGCACAACATTCTGTGagcacacaaaatatttttgagggCTGGAAGTGGTACATAAGCACTGGTTGCTATTCTATTACAAGCAAAAGGTGATGGGACCCTCAGCTGGTCGGAACCAAGACAGCTCTGCCTGACCACTGCCAGCTAAGGGCTCCGCTGCCAGACTGCCTTTGCACAAACTTCGGCATGAATCAGAACAGCAAGTATGTTTTCACCACCCAAAAATTAGATGCATCCTAGGTTTCGATCAAGACAGCTAAATGGGAGACATGAGGATACCCTCACCTGAGTAACAAACCAATCCAACTTACTCCAAGGATTTCACATGCACATGGCATTGCTACACTCcaaacacacagcactgctggagcaggCCATGCACACAGCTTGCTTTCCCTGCCTTTTGCTGAGGCAGATCTGGAGGGATAGCCTTGTGGCCAGACACAGCCCTGTCTGCTTCAGATAGTCTTCCTATATAGGAGAGGCTGCAGTTTGGGTATGGCACAGCAGGTACTGAACTGTTACATATCACCTCAGAgtcccttcctctctttccacCAGAAAACCTCCGTGATCAACCTGTCTCCATGATGCTGCCTGTTCTGGCTGTGACCTTAATCTCAAAGACACATGTTCCTACTGCTCTGTTTTCATGACCAGCACTGAACCTGCTCAAAGAACAGGAATCAGAAGGCAGGTCCTGCTGAGAAGTGGGAAAAGGGGACTAATTTTTCTCAGGCTCTTCTCTATATCCCTTTAACAATTCTCTTTATTAATTGTCTCCTTGGACCCACCTGCCAACCCTGGTAGAAAAGAGTTAATTCTTGAAAAACATAGATGTTTGAAAAGCAGGGATACAAGCCTTGATTGCTGTTCAAATACAAGAAGTTGTTCCTTCAGGTTTATATTTAGTTCTACCTATTCAGTCCCTCTAACCCACCCCAACTAAATCATTATGTTCATCCAACCATGCTGAGGTAACTAAGGTCCCAAACAGGCAAACAAATGCCCGTGAGCTCAGAAACACAGTGTACTGTGATCAGCCCCTCTCTGCTGCCCCGAGATTGCCACTGCGACCTCAAAGTCAGAAAATTTGGGTTCCCACTGACagcatcccctccctgctcctcagggaGACTCTCTTGGGTATCTCACAGCCACTGTGTTATAACACACTGAACGCCCCCAGGCTGGGCATCAAGTCTTCAGAGGCTAAGATCGGAGCTTTGCTTGTACTCGCCTACGACCTTTATGAATACATCTGGTTTCTTTGTAACAACGAGACCGTCTTTATTTCCCGCCCTCGCGATGCACCAGCTCCCCAGGTTCCTCATCCTTTGGGATTTGCACCACCACATGTTTGAAGGGCCGAAATGCGCACCAGCGCCCTGCCAGCCTTCCCCCGGGATTCATTACTAGCCAGGAGAAAGGCACCCCGGCGATGACCTGCAGTGGCAGGCCCGAGCTACCCCAGGAGCCCGCGGCAGTAATTAAtcacttgatttttatttatctattcGGAGAACGGGCGCCGCTCCTCCCCTGCCGCCAGAGGCCGCCAACGCTCTCCCCTCGCCCGCAATGGTTTCACCCGCTTCCCCTCCGTGCACCATCATAATGATCCCGCCCGCCAAGTCACCTTCCCCGCCCCTCGCTCCCCGATTTCGCGCCAAACCGGCACCGACCGCATCGTCCCAGCCAATCGGCGCCCGGCAGGGCGGGGCGGGAGGGCGGTCGCGCCCAATCGGCGGCGGCGCGCTGCGAACGGGCCAATCGGAgtgcgcggcggcggcgcgcgCCCAGCATCCGTCCGGTTTCCGCCTCGCGCCGCTTTTGCCGCGAAAAAGTTGTTGGCGGGTTCCCGCGGGGAGCGAGGTGCGGGACCGGACCGGCACCGGGACGGGGCTGTGGGAAACGGGGACTGAGATGGGGGGCTCCGGGGAACGGGGGCAGCGCGTGGGTGTGGCGCAGACAGCCAGGGGGAATCCCGCGGCACTTTGTGCGGAAGGCGGGAAGGGGGCGGTTGGGGCTGACCGAGCGCTCTCGCCCCCGCAGCGGAACAGCCGTCGCGATGTCCGGCTTCGATGACCCCGGTATTTACTACAGCGACAGCTTTGGAGGAGATGCGTCCGTGGACGAGGGGCAGGTTCGGAAGTCGCAGCTGCAGAAGCGGTTCAAGGAGTTCCTGCGGCAGTATCGGGTGGGCACGGACCGGACGGGCTTCACCTTCAAATACAGGTGCTGCAGTGCCCCCTTTTCTCCTTGTGAGCCTTACCCACCCCTCTTCGCACATCCAGTCAGTTCTTTACCCCCCTCCTGCAGCGCACACCCCACATACACTATGGCACGGACTAGCTTATCTCTTCTCGTAGGCCCTAAAGAGATCTTTGTCAGTATAAGAGACACTGTTGCTATTTAACCTTAGAGAACAACAAATATGTGGTGTTTCATATTTTTAGGCAGCCAGCCAATGGCAGAAGTAGCAATAGAGGGATCCGGCTTGCACTTAGTTCTGAAATTCAAGGTCTGTCTTCAAGTCTAGTGCTTTCTGATCTGGAGTTTTGCCTTTATCTGTCAAAATCAGTGCAACACTGCCTGTGTGCCCCTTCCAAGTCTGTAAAGTTCCCTGACTTTTTTAATGAGAATGTTGTCTGCTCTGCTATTACTTCCTTTGTTTTAAATCACGTCTTAGGTATAATAGTTATTATCCTATGTAGAAGTTTTCTAATTGCTCATCTGGTCATGTACCTCTAGTAAATATATTGTCACTGCAAGCACTGGTGTCTCTGGTCTTATGTCACCTTTCCATaccaaggactccctgcagaACCTGCCTTCTCTGATCCTTGCTTGTTACAAGGTCACTCTGAGAAAACTGGTGCTTTCTGCAATGCAAACATTTACTGCTTCCTACCTTCCAGGGATGAGCTCAAACGGCACTATAACCTGAGTCAGTACTGGGTGGAGGTGGAGATGGAAGACTTGGCCAGCTTTGATGAAGATCTCGCTGACTATCTGTACAAGCAACCAGCGGAGCACCTGCAGCTGGTAAGGATGGAGGAGGTTGGCAGCCTGGTGCACTTACACTGTCACATCTTGGGAACAGCTCTGACATTGTACTGTAATGTACCCTTTAATTCCCTCATTGTTCCCTTTCTAGttggaagaagcagcaaaagaagTCGCAGATGAGGTCACTCGTCCTCGTCCTTCAGGAGAGGAAACTCTTCAAGACATCCAGGTGATGCTGAGATCAGATGCCAATGCAGCCACCATCCGCAGCCTGAAGGTGAGGGGAAGCggctgctgtgcagagcagcgAGTGGCAGGGCTTGCATCTGTGTGGGTGATTTCAGGGAAGTTTCTGGTGCTTCATCACACAGTTCAGGACACATGTTGCACACTAATTTACTAATTTAAAGCAACAATACTCTGCAACTTAAATCTCACTGCAAAGGACTGTTATTACTGGGTCCTGCTGCAGGGGCATTGTTACTGTTGGTGGTGTTCTGCATGGAGTGTTCTGTCCTTTACTCTCATGTTTTGAAATTGGCAT from Pithys albifrons albifrons isolate INPA30051 chromosome 3, PitAlb_v1, whole genome shotgun sequence includes these protein-coding regions:
- the HMOX1 gene encoding heme oxygenase 1 — encoded protein: METSQTHSSEGMSKDLSELLKEATKEVHEQAENTPFMKNFQKGQVSLHEFKLVTASLYFIYSALEEEIERNKNNPVYAPVYFPAELHRKAALEEDLEYFYGTNWREEIPYPEATRKYVERLHYVGKNHPELLVAHAYTRYLGDLSGGQVLKKIAQKALQLPSTGEGLAFFTFDGVSNATKFKQLYRSRMNALEMDLATKKRVMEEAKKAFLLNIQVFEALQELVSKGQENGHPVQPKTELLRTRNVNKAHDHGPAHGKESERTNRKNTDMKPTTSLVRWILALSFLAMTVAVGLFAM